The following DNA comes from Nitrososphaerales archaeon.
TTACATGAGTCATAGAAGTGCTGCCGATACGTATGGTTTAAAGGTGATAGAGCCACAGAGTGGAAAAACCATGCATATGTATGAGGTGTTCCTCAACTGGGCTGAGGAACTGCAAATTGACGGTATAATAGTAGGCGCTACTGTTCCTGAAGTAATAAAGCAGTGCGCCAAACGTGTAAAGAACAAAGCACTGATATTTTCTCCTGGCGTCGGTACGCAAGGTGGTGATGCGATACAAGCACTAGCAAATGGTTCCGACTTTATTATTGTTGGTAGATCTATAATCGAGTCTAAAGAACCTGACAAGGAAACCGCAAGATTAAGAACCCTGACATGGCAATGATCAATTACTATCTGTGCTTTTACTTAAGAATTTGTTGGCCTCTTCAAGTATCATCTTCGCATTTTTATATGTTAGTAGTTTCATGGCATCCTCGTAGTTTAACCACTTGTAGCCTTTATGCTCAAACGATAACCTCACATCCTGAGCGTTTGTTTTAGCCAAGTAAAATATTACTTCCTTATGCACAAATCTTCCATTTCTCTTGTAATTATAAGAGATCTTCTTCCTAAAACCATCTATAAATTCAATACTATCAATAGATGTCTCTTCTCTAACTTCTCTTTTTACGGTATCAAGCTCGTCCTCGCCCTCCTCTATATTGCCCTTGGCAAAATCCCAGTGTCCTGTTGGATAATGTAACAGCAAGTATTCTATCTTACCGTTCTTATCGGTAAACAGCACTGCTCCAGCAGAGCGCTCTTCCATGAATCCTACCTTGCAACACGCCTAACTAATCGTTTCGTTTTTTCCCTTATAGCCCATACCTTCTTTTTCTTTTTTGGTAAGTTCTGATAGCTCTCATTAGATCGATCTTTCTGAATTCAGGCCAAAATACATCCATGAATACAAGTTCACTATATGCGCTCTGCCATATCAAGAAACCACTCAACCTTTGCTCGCCTGAAGTTCTCAGCATCATATCTGGTTCAGGTTGGGGCAAATGCGATGTATAGAGGCATGATTCTACTATATCCTTATCGATGTCATTAACATCAAGCTTCCCATTCTTAACCATACGAGCTACTTTTCTAATAGCATCGACCATTTCCGTCTGTCCTCCATATGCTATAGCTATGTTAAGATAAATATTATCATAGTCTTTTGTTACATTTTCCAGTTCCTTCAGTACTCTCGTTATTCGTTCTGGAAGAAGCTCCAATTTTCCTATCGCTCTCACATTCATTTTGAATTTGTGCAACTTCGGATCGACCAACAGTTTCTTCAATCTTTGCTCTATCAAGTCATACAGATATTCGAGCTCTTCGTCCTTTCTTTGCAGATTTTCTGTCGACAGAGCATATAGTGTAATTATCTTTATCCCCAATTCATTACACCAAATTATGAGTTCTTCAACCCTATCTGCTCCTCTATAGTGACCTATCTTAGGCAAATATAGATGACGTTTAGCCCACCTTCTGTTTCCATCGAGCACTATTGCAACATGATTTGGCGAAATATCTTTCCTGATCTGACTCGATAGATATTTTTCATAGATTTTATAAAGCCCACTTAAATGCAGCACTGCATCGATCAGTGTTTTAATTGCTCGCCACCTTTTTTCTTCCTGTAGTACTGGTAAACAAACGTTGCTGCCACCAGTGCTAGAGCAAGTCCTATCAGGAGCGAAGAGATAAGAGAGAATGGACTTCCTTCCCCTATTAGTACTAACATGAATTGCTGCATCGGTATATAGAAGAGCGCTAACACTATCAACCTAAGCACATCACTAAGTGCTCTTAAACTCCCTCTGAACCAGTGACTGAGCAGCATTCCGCCAAATATTGTTCCTAAGCCAATCCAGAGAAGCGCAAGCATTCCATTTACAAAATATCCTATTATCTTAGGGTTAGTTGCAATCTGCCATGCTGCAATCTCCTCCGTGATCATACCTGACGGTATTGCAATATACCCCATTTGTAGTGAAGCTAGGATAATCATTGTGCCAGCTGCAAGCGAGAATACCTTGATGAAACTTGACGGTGTGAATCTTGCCAGATTCCTTATCGCTTTGTCAAAATCGAAACCTCGAAGTATGAATGCGGCACCCAAAACAATTCCAACTGCGGCCAAAGCATATCTTCCTAGTTCTAATACAGTTGCAAGCGCACCCACTATGAGCAAAGCACCTGGTACGCCCAGAACGAACTTGGAATATCTAGGGTCGTATACAAGGGACTTTAGATACCTGCCTAATACGGCATAAGAATACTCTACGCTTCTGCTGTGCTTTATTACTACGCGCTGTACAGAAATCACTGGTACCATGTTCTGTATAATTGGAAGAACGGACTCATCATCCCCCCCATCAGAAACTACCACAGCCCCCTCAGCTTTATACTTCTGCAGTATATCCTGAAGCTGAAAAGCAATTTTTTCATCAGCTTCAACGCCCCTCTTGTATGTGCCAGATAGCAAGGCTACTTCCGGCGTGTAGCCTTTGCTCAAAAGTTCTTCGTACAACTTTATTGCAGCAAATATGGCATTAGAATCAGCCTCCTCTGGATCCTCAATTGCAAGTCTTATCCCTGCATGTATGCAACTATCCCTTCCAACGATCGGCGTTTGCACTCCACCTTTTGATCCAATATCATCATCCCTATCAATACATAGAACAAGAATGTTCTTAGCCTTTTGTGGAGAACCTGACATGCTTTATCTTCAGTACAACAAACTTATTAATTAACCTAATTCGTGTGATTAGGAAAGTGAGATATTACTGTGTGGTTTTACGACTAATCACACGGTTAAATCTATGACATCTCATAATCCATAATAGTACCATTCCTGTGATTCTCTTATGTCTCATAAGATAATTCATGCCCCGCCGGGTCCAAAAGCAAAGGAGATAGTCTCATACATTAACAAACACTGTCTGGAATCGACCTTCACATATCCTCTAGTAGTTGCAAATGGTCAAGGATGTTACATTGAGGACGTAGACGGCAACATTTTCTTAGATTTTGCGTCGAATATAGGCGTATCACAATTGGGATACTCACACCCAGACATAATGCAAGTTTTGCGAAAATACTCAAGCAAGAGTGCACTTAAGATTGCTGGACAGGATTTTTACTGTGAGGAACATGCTAACCTTGCCCGAGCCGTATTATCAATAGTGCCAGATAATTTCAAAGTCTTTTTAGTTAACAGTGGTGCGGAAGCGGTTGAGAATGCCATCAAACTGGCGTATAGGTCACGAGGCCCATTGGTAGGCATATCTTGTTACGGCGCATTTCATGGCCGAACCCTAGGAGCATTAACATTCACCTACAGCAAACCGGTTCAAAAAAAGAACTTCCCAGAATTTTCGGTTAAGAGAATAAAGTTCTGTACAAGTGACGATGATCCCGCCATAGACGATATAAGTAGGATTTTAGAGGAGCAGAAGGATGTTGCCTTTATTATAACTGAAATTATACAAGGAGAGGGAGGATATAATATAGCGAGTAAGAAATTCATACAGAATATTCATAAATCTGCAAGAGGATACTGCGTACCACTCATAATTGATGAAGTCCAGTCGGGCATGGGACGGACTGGAACATGGTGGGCATGGGAACACTACGGAATCAAACCCGACATAATGACAGCTGCAAAGGGACTGCAGGTAGGCGCAACCCTCTTTGATGAAATGTACGATCCGCATGAGAAGGGTGCAGCGTCGAGCACGTGGGGTGGCGGTCATAGAATAGATATGGCGGTTGGTGCTACCGTAATAGATGTTATAAGACGCGATAGATTGCTTGACAACGCAAGAAAGATGGGTAACATCTTGCTTAATCGACTTTCAGAATTTGTCGGAAAATATGGGGTAGTAGATGCCAGAGGAATTGGTTTGATGATTGGCGTAGAATATGAAAGTAAGGAGAGGAGAGATCAGGTACTGCAGAATGCGTTCAAGAATGGTTTGGTATTGCTACCAGCGGGGGAAAAGACTATGCGTGTCATACCACCATTGATAATAACTGAAAAGGAGATCGATGAGGGGGTTGAAATACTGCGCAAATCACTACTGTAGTATGGTGTTCTTTGCGTATTCTTCCTTGGTATGTTTCAGCACAACTTTCTTCCCTAGCCCATGAATTTCGTGCTGTGGTATCTTCAATGGCTTGCATGCAAAACCAGTGTTTATTTCTATAAGTTCAATCATTTTGGTGGTTTCATTCCTGAATACATGACTGACCTTCCCAACTTTCTCGCCGTTGATGTCTAGAACTTCCATCGATTCAATCACCGGTTGTGTCCTCAACATAACACAGCCCTTGCCGATCCTTTCGACAAAGTCCTTTTGTACTAATACCGTCTTGAATCCCTTGCGTACCATCAGGCCCATTATTGTTAAATTGATTGGATCGATGTGCACTTCCTGCACAACTCCAAACTTCTCTCCATCAGTATCAATGACCTTCATACCCTTCAGATCTGAAATGTAACAGGGTCGTATCTAAGCTCGAAATCTGTTTCTGACATATGAAATGGTTAGGCAACTGATTATAATCGTCACTATATTATACACTTGCGACTAAAAGGTAAAAATTCTTCCATGGTATAGAAATGACCAGTTAAATCCATTCTCAAATGAAAAATTTGTGTATCATTTAAAAGCACGTGATCCGTTAAAATGATTA
Coding sequences within:
- a CDS encoding bis(5'-nucleosyl)-tetraphosphatase: MEERSAGAVLFTDKNGKIEYLLLHYPTGHWDFAKGNIEEGEDELDTVKREVREETSIDSIEFIDGFRKKISYNYKRNGRFVHKEVIFYLAKTNAQDVRLSFEHKGYKWLNYEDAMKLLTYKNAKMILEEANKFLSKSTDSN
- the uppS gene encoding polyprenyl diphosphate synthase, coding for MLHLSGLYKIYEKYLSSQIRKDISPNHVAIVLDGNRRWAKRHLYLPKIGHYRGADRVEELIIWCNELGIKIITLYALSTENLQRKDEELEYLYDLIEQRLKKLLVDPKLHKFKMNVRAIGKLELLPERITRVLKELENVTKDYDNIYLNIAIAYGGQTEMVDAIRKVARMVKNGKLDVNDIDKDIVESCLYTSHLPQPEPDMMLRTSGEQRLSGFLIWQSAYSELVFMDVFWPEFRKIDLMRAIRTYQKRKRRYGL
- a CDS encoding DUF373 family protein — protein: MSGSPQKAKNILVLCIDRDDDIGSKGGVQTPIVGRDSCIHAGIRLAIEDPEEADSNAIFAAIKLYEELLSKGYTPEVALLSGTYKRGVEADEKIAFQLQDILQKYKAEGAVVVSDGGDDESVLPIIQNMVPVISVQRVVIKHSRSVEYSYAVLGRYLKSLVYDPRYSKFVLGVPGALLIVGALATVLELGRYALAAVGIVLGAAFILRGFDFDKAIRNLARFTPSSFIKVFSLAAGTMIILASLQMGYIAIPSGMITEEIAAWQIATNPKIIGYFVNGMLALLWIGLGTIFGGMLLSHWFRGSLRALSDVLRLIVLALFYIPMQQFMLVLIGEGSPFSLISSLLIGLALALVAATFVYQYYRKKKGGEQLKH
- a CDS encoding aminotransferase class III-fold pyridoxal phosphate-dependent enzyme, with protein sequence MSHKIIHAPPGPKAKEIVSYINKHCLESTFTYPLVVANGQGCYIEDVDGNIFLDFASNIGVSQLGYSHPDIMQVLRKYSSKSALKIAGQDFYCEEHANLARAVLSIVPDNFKVFLVNSGAEAVENAIKLAYRSRGPLVGISCYGAFHGRTLGALTFTYSKPVQKKNFPEFSVKRIKFCTSDDDPAIDDISRILEEQKDVAFIITEIIQGEGGYNIASKKFIQNIHKSARGYCVPLIIDEVQSGMGRTGTWWAWEHYGIKPDIMTAAKGLQVGATLFDEMYDPHEKGAASSTWGGGHRIDMAVGATVIDVIRRDRLLDNARKMGNILLNRLSEFVGKYGVVDARGIGLMIGVEYESKERRDQVLQNAFKNGLVLLPAGEKTMRVIPPLIITEKEIDEGVEILRKSLL
- a CDS encoding PRC-barrel domain-containing protein; this encodes MRPCYISDLKGMKVIDTDGEKFGVVQEVHIDPINLTIMGLMVRKGFKTVLVQKDFVERIGKGCVMLRTQPVIESMEVLDINGEKVGKVSHVFRNETTKMIELIEINTGFACKPLKIPQHEIHGLGKKVVLKHTKEEYAKNTILQ